The following are encoded together in the Coturnix japonica isolate 7356 chromosome 8, Coturnix japonica 2.1, whole genome shotgun sequence genome:
- the RXRG gene encoding retinoic acid receptor RXR-gamma isoform X2 yields the protein MYGNYPHFIKFPPGFGNSPVHASSTSVSPSSSLSVGSTVDGHHNYLEAPTNASRALPSPMNTIGSPVNALGSPYRVIASSIGSHPVSLSSSAPGMNFVTHSPQLNVLSNVSSSEDIKPLPGLPGIGNMNYPSTSPGSLAKHICAICGDRSSGKHYGVYSCEGCKGFFKRTIRKDLIYTCRDNKDCLIDKRQRNRCQYCRYQKCLAMGMKREAVQEERQRSRERSENEAESMSGGSEDMPVERILEAELAVEPKTEAYSDVNTESSTNDPVTNICHAADKQLFTLVEWAKRIPHFSDLTLEDQVILLRAGWNELLIASFSHRSVSVQDGILLATGLHVHRSSAHSAGVGSIFDRVLTELVSKMKDMQMDKSELGCLRAIVLFNPDAKGLSSPSEVESLREKVYATLEAYTKQKYPEQPGRFAKLLLRLPALRSIGLKCLEHLFFFKLIGDTPIDTFLMEMLETPLQVT from the exons ATGTATGGGAATTATCCTCACTTCATTAAGTTTCCTCCGGGCTTTGGCA ATTCCCCTGTTCATGCCAGCTCCACGTCTGTGAGCCCATCATCCAGCCTGTCTGTGGGGAGCACAGTGGACGGACACCACAACTACCTCGAGGCCCCCACAAACGCCTCCCGGGCGCTGCCATCCCCCATGAACACCATTGGGTCTCCAGTGAATGCATTGGGCTCACCCTACAGGGTCATTGCATCCTCCATTGGCTCGCATCCTGTCTCTCTGTCCTCCTCAGCCCCAGGCATGAACTTTGTGACCCACAGCCCACAG ctcaaTGTTCTCAGCAATGTCAGCAGCTCAGAGGACATCAAGCCCTTGCCAGGTCTGCCAGGGATCGGCAACATGAATTATCCATCCACAAGCCCAGGTTCTTTAGCCAAACACATCTGTGCCATCTGTGGGGACAGGTCCTCAG GGAAGCACTACGGGGTGTACAGCTGTGAGGGCTGCAAGGGCTTCTTTAAGAGGACCATCCGGAAGGACCTGATCTACACCTGCCGTGACAACAAGGACTGCCTCATCGATAAGCGCCAACGCAACCGCTGCCAGTACTGCCGCTATCAGAAGTGCCTCGCCATGGGGATGAAGAGGGAAG ctgtgcaggaggagaggCAGCGGAGCAGGGAGCGCAGTGAGAATGAAGCTGAGTCCATGAGTGGCGGCAGTGAGGACATGCCTGTGGAGAGGATCCTGGAAGCTGAGCTGGCAGTCGAACCCAAGACTGAGGCATACAGTGATGTGAACACAGAGAGCTCA ACAAATGACCCTGTCACCAACATCTGCCATGCTGCTGACAAGCAGCTCTTCACCCTCGTCGAGTGGGCCAAGCGCATCCCCCACTTCTCTGACCTGACCCTGGAGGACCAAGTCATTCTCCTGCGGGCAG GTTGGAACGAGCTGCTCATTGCATCCTTCTCCCATCGCTCTGTGTCAGTGCAGGATGGCATCCTGCTGGCCACAGGCTTGCACGTGCACCgcagcagtgctcacagtgcGGGCGTGGGCTCCATCTTTGACAG AGTTTTGACAGAGCTGGTGTCCAAAATGAAGGACATGCAGATGGATAAGTCGGAGCTGGGGTGCCTGCGAGCCATCGTCCTCTTCAACCCAG ACGCCAAGGGCCTGTCCAGCCCCTCCGAAGTGGAGTCTCTGCGGGAGAAGGTCTACGCCACACTGGAAGCCTACACGAAGCAGAAGTACCCCGAGCAGCCGGGGCG GTTTGCCAAACTCCTCCTGCGCCTGCCAGCACTACGGTCCATCGGGCTGAagtgcctggagcacctcttcttCTTCAAGTTGATTGGAGACACCCCCATTGACACCTTCCTCATGGAGATGCTGGAGACACCCCTGCAGGTCACTTGA
- the RXRG gene encoding retinoic acid receptor RXR-gamma isoform X3, which produces MWGDSPVHASSTSVSPSSSLSVGSTVDGHHNYLEAPTNASRALPSPMNTIGSPVNALGSPYRVIASSIGSHPVSLSSSAPGMNFVTHSPQLNVLSNVSSSEDIKPLPGLPGIGNMNYPSTSPGSLAKHICAICGDRSSGKHYGVYSCEGCKGFFKRTIRKDLIYTCRDNKDCLIDKRQRNRCQYCRYQKCLAMGMKREAVQEERQRSRERSENEAESMSGGSEDMPVERILEAELAVEPKTEAYSDVNTESSTNDPVTNICHAADKQLFTLVEWAKRIPHFSDLTLEDQVILLRAGWNELLIASFSHRSVSVQDGILLATGLHVHRSSAHSAGVGSIFDRVLTELVSKMKDMQMDKSELGCLRAIVLFNPDAKGLSSPSEVESLREKVYATLEAYTKQKYPEQPGRFAKLLLRLPALRSIGLKCLEHLFFFKLIGDTPIDTFLMEMLETPLQVT; this is translated from the exons ATGTGGGGAG ATTCCCCTGTTCATGCCAGCTCCACGTCTGTGAGCCCATCATCCAGCCTGTCTGTGGGGAGCACAGTGGACGGACACCACAACTACCTCGAGGCCCCCACAAACGCCTCCCGGGCGCTGCCATCCCCCATGAACACCATTGGGTCTCCAGTGAATGCATTGGGCTCACCCTACAGGGTCATTGCATCCTCCATTGGCTCGCATCCTGTCTCTCTGTCCTCCTCAGCCCCAGGCATGAACTTTGTGACCCACAGCCCACAG ctcaaTGTTCTCAGCAATGTCAGCAGCTCAGAGGACATCAAGCCCTTGCCAGGTCTGCCAGGGATCGGCAACATGAATTATCCATCCACAAGCCCAGGTTCTTTAGCCAAACACATCTGTGCCATCTGTGGGGACAGGTCCTCAG GGAAGCACTACGGGGTGTACAGCTGTGAGGGCTGCAAGGGCTTCTTTAAGAGGACCATCCGGAAGGACCTGATCTACACCTGCCGTGACAACAAGGACTGCCTCATCGATAAGCGCCAACGCAACCGCTGCCAGTACTGCCGCTATCAGAAGTGCCTCGCCATGGGGATGAAGAGGGAAG ctgtgcaggaggagaggCAGCGGAGCAGGGAGCGCAGTGAGAATGAAGCTGAGTCCATGAGTGGCGGCAGTGAGGACATGCCTGTGGAGAGGATCCTGGAAGCTGAGCTGGCAGTCGAACCCAAGACTGAGGCATACAGTGATGTGAACACAGAGAGCTCA ACAAATGACCCTGTCACCAACATCTGCCATGCTGCTGACAAGCAGCTCTTCACCCTCGTCGAGTGGGCCAAGCGCATCCCCCACTTCTCTGACCTGACCCTGGAGGACCAAGTCATTCTCCTGCGGGCAG GTTGGAACGAGCTGCTCATTGCATCCTTCTCCCATCGCTCTGTGTCAGTGCAGGATGGCATCCTGCTGGCCACAGGCTTGCACGTGCACCgcagcagtgctcacagtgcGGGCGTGGGCTCCATCTTTGACAG AGTTTTGACAGAGCTGGTGTCCAAAATGAAGGACATGCAGATGGATAAGTCGGAGCTGGGGTGCCTGCGAGCCATCGTCCTCTTCAACCCAG ACGCCAAGGGCCTGTCCAGCCCCTCCGAAGTGGAGTCTCTGCGGGAGAAGGTCTACGCCACACTGGAAGCCTACACGAAGCAGAAGTACCCCGAGCAGCCGGGGCG GTTTGCCAAACTCCTCCTGCGCCTGCCAGCACTACGGTCCATCGGGCTGAagtgcctggagcacctcttcttCTTCAAGTTGATTGGAGACACCCCCATTGACACCTTCCTCATGGAGATGCTGGAGACACCCCTGCAGGTCACTTGA